The sequence TGTATTTTTCTCAGAATTTATTCCAATACGATTTAAAAAAACAAAACCTGGGCCCCGGCCAAACGACATGCCGGGGCGACGTCCACTTTGGTTGCGGCGGAGTTACGCTATGAAAAAAGAAAATATTGAATCCCTTGTTAAAAAAGTGATCAGCGACGTTCGCAAAAACGGCGACGATACGTTGGTGCGGTTGTTGATTAAATACGACAAGGTCCGCTTAAAACCGAAACGGCTCAAAGTATCCGCTGATCGAATCAAGCGGTCTCTCGGAGCCGTTTCAGTGGATATGCGCCGTTCTTTGGATATTTGCGCGCGAAGGATTCAGGATTTTCATTATCAGGAGAAAAAACATCTTCCTGAGTCGTGGACCTACGTGAAAGAGGGAGTTCGATTGGGGCAGATCTATTCTCCTATTGAGTCGGTGGGAATCTATGTTCCAGGGGGGCGGTTTTCCTATCCCTCAACAGTTCTCATGACCGCCATTCCGGCGCGGTTGGCGGGGGTGAAAAGAATTGTGATGGTGACTCCGCCGGCGCGCTTGACCGATGAAATTTTAGCGGCGGCGTCGATTGCTGGCGTGACAGAGATCTATCAAATAGGTGGCCCTGGTGCCGTGGCGGCTTTGGCGCTTGGGACCAAAACGGTTCCGGCGGTGGACCTCATTGTGGGGCCGGGAAATGCCTATGTCACCGAAGCCAAACGACAATTGTTTGGGACGGTGGGGATCGATTTATTGGCAGGTCCAAGCGAACTGGTGGTGTTGGCCGATGAATATGCGGATGCCGAATTTATCGCGGCCGATATGTCTGCTCAAGCGGAACATGACCCGGAGTCGCGCAGTATTCTTATTTCTCTTTCTAATGATCTTTTGAAAAAAGTGAAGGCTCTCATTCCTGTTGAACTAACGAACCAATGTGACCTTTTTTATGAGCCCAATATTCGTAAAGCGGCTCAAAAAGCGGATCTCTTGGCCGGAGAACATGTCCAGTTGATGTTGCGACGTCCTCAAGAAGTCTTGGACACGCTTAAAAATGGCGGTACGTTTTTCTTGGACAATTATTCTCCGGCTGTGATGGGGGATTATTGGGCTGGCCCCAGCCATGTCTTGCCGACAGGGCGATCCGCTCGGTTCGCTTCAGGGTTGTCCGTGATGACATTTTTAAGAAGGTCCAGCTTTGTGGATATTTCAAAAACAGCGTTCAATAAGGGGGCCTTCGCGGCCTTGCGTTTGGCAGAAGCGGAGGGCCTCACCCAACATGCCGAAGCTTTAAGAGTCCGAATGAAAGAGGGAGAACAATGAAAAAAAGAATGGCCTCCAAACATCGTGTCACCAAGGAGACGGATGTCGAGCTGTCCGTGAATCTTGATGGGCAAGGGAAATACAACGTCTCAACCACACTTCCTTTTTTGGATCATATGCTTGAACTTTTTTCGAAACACAGTTTGATCGATTTAAAAGTCAGAGCCAAGGGGGATACCCACATTGACGCGCATCATTTGGTGGAAGATATCGGGATCACATTGGGCAGCGCAATAGACGAGGCCTTGGGGGACAAAAAAGGAATTCAACGGTATGGTTTCTTTTTGTTGCCCATGGATGAAGCTTTGTCCTATGTGACGTTAGATTTATCGGGGAGGCCATGGGTGGAATATGAAACGCCTTGTTTTAAACTCGATTGGAAAACCTTCGACCTGGATTTGTTGGAGGATTTCTTTCGGGCCCTTGGCACCGTGGCTCGAATGAATTTGCATATCAAGTTGCTTCGAGGCCGAAACAATCATCACATGGCCGAATCGATTTTTAAGGCCTTTGGGAAAGCTCTGTCTATGGCGATTGCTAAAGATCAGCGTTACAAAGGCATGCCCTCCACCAAAGGAGTTCTCTGATTGAAGATAGGCGTTGTCGATTATGGAATGGGGAATTTGCACAGCGTGTCCAAGGCTTTGGCCACTACAGGCGCCCAGGTCACTGTGTCATCCAGTAAAAATGTCCTTCGGGAGTCGGACCTCTTCGTATTGCCCGGGGTTGGATCTTTTGGCGCGGCCATGGTGAACTTGGCCAAGAAAGGGATGGATGATTTTATTGTTCGCTGGATCAGTGAAGATCGCCCGTTTCTTGGAATATGTCTTGGGTTGCAACTGTTGTTTCAAGGCAGT is a genomic window of Elusimicrobiota bacterium containing:
- the hisB_2 gene encoding Histidine biosynthesis bifunctional protein HisB; its protein translation is MASKHRVTKETDVELSVNLDGQGKYNVSTTLPFLDHMLELFSKHSLIDLKVRAKGDTHIDAHHLVEDIGITLGSAIDEALGDKKGIQRYGFFLLPMDEALSYVTLDLSGRPWVEYETPCFKLDWKTFDLDLLEDFFRALGTVARMNLHIKLLRGRNNHHMAESIFKAFGKALSMAIAKDQRYKGMPSTKGVL
- the hisD gene encoding Histidinol dehydrogenase codes for the protein MKKENIESLVKKVISDVRKNGDDTLVRLLIKYDKVRLKPKRLKVSADRIKRSLGAVSVDMRRSLDICARRIQDFHYQEKKHLPESWTYVKEGVRLGQIYSPIESVGIYVPGGRFSYPSTVLMTAIPARLAGVKRIVMVTPPARLTDEILAAASIAGVTEIYQIGGPGAVAALALGTKTVPAVDLIVGPGNAYVTEAKRQLFGTVGIDLLAGPSELVVLADEYADAEFIAADMSAQAEHDPESRSILISLSNDLLKKVKALIPVELTNQCDLFYEPNIRKAAQKADLLAGEHVQLMLRRPQEVLDTLKNGGTFFLDNYSPAVMGDYWAGPSHVLPTGRSARFASGLSVMTFLRRSSFVDISKTAFNKGAFAALRLAEAEGLTQHAEALRVRMKEGEQ